One segment of Deltaproteobacteria bacterium DNA contains the following:
- a CDS encoding FAD-binding protein — protein sequence MNTALLSHLRDIVGPSGMVEKSTSLSVYDCDGYTLEKSVPEVVVLPRSTEEVAAVVRLLHKEKIAFVPRGAGTGLSGGCLPVEAPIMIGTSRMNKIVHIDLLNRYVVAEAGVVNLWVSNAVKNHGFQYAPDPSSQQACTIGGNVAENSGGPHTLKYGVTTNHVLGMEIVLPDGEVVTLGGAVEDVPGYDLRGITIGAEGTFGIVTKATLRLTRQPQAYRTFLAVYESVHAATQTVSDIIAAGMVPAALEMMDTLIIQAVEAAFHFGFPTDAGAVLIIELDGLEAGLDPQTAKIMAICQQNQAREVRLAKDDAERLALWKSRKRAFGAVGRLAPNYCTQDGVVPRTKVPDILRVITGVAEKYQLRIANVFHAGDGNIHPILMYDERNADEAERVVKAGQEILKACVDLGGSLTGEHGIGVEKMGQMPLIFSPEDLLVMTQVRSVFNPDNRCNPHKIIPTPGGCIDVRMPRRQVAL from the coding sequence ATGAATACAGCTCTTCTTTCCCACCTCCGTGACATCGTCGGCCCCAGCGGCATGGTCGAGAAATCCACCTCCTTGTCTGTGTATGACTGCGACGGCTACACCCTGGAAAAGTCGGTGCCCGAGGTGGTCGTGCTGCCGCGTTCGACCGAGGAAGTCGCCGCCGTCGTGCGGTTGCTCCATAAAGAAAAGATCGCCTTTGTGCCTCGTGGTGCGGGCACGGGTCTCAGTGGTGGCTGCCTGCCGGTGGAAGCGCCAATCATGATCGGCACCAGCCGCATGAACAAGATTGTTCACATCGATTTGCTGAACCGGTATGTCGTGGCGGAAGCCGGAGTCGTCAATCTGTGGGTGAGCAATGCAGTCAAGAATCACGGCTTTCAGTATGCGCCGGACCCGTCCAGTCAGCAGGCCTGCACGATCGGCGGCAACGTGGCGGAAAATTCCGGCGGCCCGCATACCCTCAAATACGGCGTGACCACGAACCACGTTCTGGGGATGGAGATCGTACTTCCCGATGGCGAAGTCGTAACACTTGGCGGTGCCGTCGAAGACGTGCCAGGTTATGATCTGCGCGGCATTACCATCGGCGCGGAAGGGACGTTTGGCATTGTGACCAAAGCGACGTTGCGTCTCACGCGCCAACCGCAGGCCTACCGCACGTTCCTGGCAGTGTACGAGTCGGTGCACGCGGCCACGCAGACGGTGTCCGACATCATCGCCGCCGGCATGGTGCCGGCCGCTTTGGAGATGATGGACACGCTCATCATTCAAGCGGTGGAAGCCGCGTTCCATTTTGGCTTTCCCACCGATGCCGGCGCGGTGCTCATCATCGAGCTGGACGGACTTGAAGCCGGACTCGATCCGCAAACCGCGAAGATCATGGCGATCTGCCAGCAGAACCAGGCCCGCGAAGTGCGCTTAGCCAAAGACGATGCCGAACGACTGGCGTTGTGGAAAAGCCGCAAGCGCGCGTTTGGTGCCGTCGGTCGGCTGGCACCGAATTACTGCACCCAGGACGGCGTGGTACCGCGCACCAAGGTGCCGGACATTCTGCGCGTCATCACCGGCGTGGCGGAGAAGTATCAACTGCGCATCGCCAACGTCTTCCACGCCGGTGACGGCAACATCCATCCGATCTTGATGTACGATGAGCGCAACGCCGATGAAGCTGAGCGCGTCGTGAAAGCTGGGCAGGAAATTCTCAAAGCCTGTGTCGATCTTGGCGGGAGCCTGACGGGCGAGCATGGCATCGGCGTCGAGAAGATGGGGCAGATGCCGTTGATTTTTAGTCCAGAGGATTTACTGGTGATGACGCAAGTGCGCTCGGTGTTCAACCCGGACAATCGCTGCAACCCCCACAAGATCATCCCGACGCCGGGCGGCTGCATCGACGTGCGCATGCCGAGACGGCAAGTGGCGTTATAA